The Kosakonia sacchari SP1 genome includes a window with the following:
- a CDS encoding YcbK family protein, with amino-acid sequence MDKFDANRRKLLALGGVALGAAILPTPAFATLSTPRPRILTLSNLNTGESIKAEFFDGRGYIQDELAKLNHFFRDYRANKIKTIDPRLFDHLFRLQGLLGTRKPVQLISGYRSVDTNNELRAHSRGVAKQSYHTKGQAMDFHIEGISLSNIRKAALSLRAGGVGYYPSSNFVHIDTGPVRHW; translated from the coding sequence ATGGATAAATTTGACGCTAATCGCCGCAAACTGCTGGCGTTGGGTGGGGTCGCACTCGGTGCTGCCATCTTACCAACACCGGCTTTTGCCACCCTTTCCACGCCACGACCGCGTATTTTGACGCTGAGCAATCTTAATACCGGTGAATCTATTAAAGCTGAGTTCTTCGATGGCAGGGGCTATATTCAGGATGAATTAGCAAAACTTAATCATTTTTTCCGTGATTACCGCGCGAATAAAATTAAAACCATCGATCCTCGTTTGTTCGACCATCTTTTCCGTTTGCAAGGGCTGCTGGGAACACGCAAGCCGGTGCAACTGATCTCCGGTTACCGTTCTGTTGATACCAACAATGAACTACGCGCGCACAGCCGCGGTGTGGCGAAACAGAGCTATCACACCAAAGGTCAGGCTATGGATTTCCATATTGAAGGGATTTCGCTGAGTAATATTCGCAAAGCCGCGTTATCTCTGCGTGCAGGTGGTGTAGGATACTACCCCAGCAGCAACTTTGTGCATATTGATACCGGGCCGGTAAGGCACTGGTAA
- a CDS encoding amino acid aminotransferase, which translates to MFENITAAPADPILGLADLFRADERPNKINLGIGVYKDETGKTPVLTSVKKAELYLLENETTKNYLGIDGIPEFGRCTQELLFGKGSAIINDKRARTAQTPGGTGGLRVAADFLAKNTSAKRVWVSNPSWPNHKGVFNSAGLEVCEYAYYDAQNHALDFDGLLASLNNAQAGDVVLFHGCCHNPTGIDPTLEQWETLAKLSVEKGWLPLFDFAYQGFARGLEEDAEGLRAFAALHKELLVASSFSKNFGLYNERVGACTLVSADAESADRAFSQMKAVIRANYSNPPAHGASVVATILSNEALRAIWEQELTDMRQRIQRMRLLFVNTLQEKGANRDFSFITKQNGMFSFSGLTKEQVLRLREEFGIYAVASGRINVAGMTPDNMSPLCEAIVAVL; encoded by the coding sequence ATGTTTGAGAATATAACCGCCGCCCCTGCCGACCCCATTCTGGGTCTGGCCGATCTGTTTCGCGCCGATGAACGCCCCAATAAAATCAACTTAGGCATCGGTGTCTATAAAGATGAAACCGGCAAGACCCCGGTGCTGACCAGCGTTAAAAAAGCCGAGCTTTATCTGCTGGAAAATGAAACCACCAAGAACTATCTCGGTATCGACGGTATTCCTGAGTTTGGCCGTTGCACTCAGGAACTGCTGTTCGGCAAAGGCAGCGCGATTATCAATGACAAACGTGCGCGCACCGCGCAAACGCCTGGCGGTACGGGGGGCCTGCGTGTGGCGGCGGATTTCCTAGCCAAAAACACCTCTGCAAAACGAGTTTGGGTGAGCAACCCGAGCTGGCCGAACCACAAAGGCGTGTTTAATTCAGCCGGTCTGGAAGTGTGTGAGTACGCTTACTACGACGCGCAAAACCATGCGCTGGACTTCGACGGTTTGCTGGCAAGCCTGAATAACGCCCAGGCTGGCGACGTGGTGCTGTTCCACGGCTGCTGCCATAACCCGACAGGTATCGATCCAACGCTGGAACAGTGGGAAACACTGGCGAAACTGTCCGTTGAAAAAGGCTGGCTGCCGCTGTTCGACTTCGCTTACCAGGGCTTTGCTCGAGGTCTCGAAGAAGATGCTGAAGGATTACGCGCGTTTGCTGCGCTGCATAAAGAGCTGCTGGTTGCCAGTTCGTTCTCGAAAAACTTTGGTCTGTACAATGAACGCGTCGGTGCCTGCACATTGGTGAGCGCGGACGCGGAAAGCGCCGATCGCGCATTCAGCCAGATGAAAGCCGTTATTCGTGCCAACTACTCTAACCCGCCAGCGCACGGCGCTTCCGTGGTTGCAACCATTCTCAGTAACGAGGCTCTGCGTGCCATTTGGGAGCAAGAGTTAACGGACATGCGTCAGCGCATTCAGCGTATGCGCCTGCTGTTTGTTAACACCTTGCAGGAGAAAGGGGCTAACCGCGATTTCAGCTTTATCACCAAACAGAACGGTATGTTCTCATTCAGCGGCCTGACCAAAGAGCAGGTGCTGCGCTTGCGTGAAGAGTTTGGTATCTACGCGGTTGCTTCAGGACGCATTAACGTCGCAGGCATGACGCCGGATAATATGTCACCACTGTGCGAAGCTATCGTTGCCGTACTGTAA
- the ldtD gene encoding L,D-transpeptidase, protein MLLKKSYGRRMSALSLCLAFAFAPLFTVQADEPEIVPVDSSATPGEQPTVLPQPQEQSPATAMLIGVKSFPSGVSVADVRTQLQSQLPANWTPVYMDQLAALYAARGQKPMWDNRDAVQAFQQQLAEVAIAGFQPQFTTWVELLTDPAVSGMARDVVLSDAMLGYLHFVSGIQSKGQRWLYSDKPYALATPAISVINQWQLALDNGSLTGFIDHLAPHHPQYAAMHQSLLALVGDSRPWPQITSTVTLRPGQWSNDIPALREILQRTGMLDGGPNIALPGDNVAVSPSAQHVKKASQTRAAYDRQLVEAVKRFQSWQGLHADGVIGQGTRDWLNVSPSQRAGLLALNIQRLRLLPGTLSTGIMVNIPEYSLVYYLNGNQVLASRVIVGRPDRKTPMMSSALNNVVVNPPWNVPPTLARKDILPKVWNDPTYLERHGYTVLRGWNSKEAIDPYMVDWATITPANLPFRFQQAPGAQNSLGRYKFNMPSSDAIYLHDTPNHNLFQKEARALSSGCVRVNKASELANMLLQDAGWNDTRISDALKQGDTRYVNIRHDIPVNLYYLTAFVGADGRTQYRTDIYNYDLTARSGAQILSKAEQLIR, encoded by the coding sequence ATGTTGCTTAAGAAGTCGTATGGTCGTCGAATGTCGGCGCTGAGTTTATGCCTGGCATTCGCATTCGCTCCACTGTTTACTGTGCAGGCCGATGAGCCTGAAATCGTGCCTGTGGATAGCTCGGCGACGCCAGGTGAGCAGCCAACTGTGCTGCCGCAGCCGCAAGAACAGTCGCCTGCGACGGCGATGTTGATCGGCGTTAAATCTTTCCCGTCCGGCGTTTCCGTTGCCGATGTGCGCACACAACTTCAGTCACAATTACCTGCCAACTGGACGCCGGTCTATATGGATCAGCTCGCTGCGTTGTATGCTGCGCGTGGGCAGAAACCGATGTGGGATAACCGCGACGCGGTACAGGCGTTTCAGCAGCAACTGGCTGAAGTGGCGATTGCAGGGTTTCAGCCACAATTCACTACCTGGGTTGAATTACTGACCGATCCGGCTGTTTCCGGCATGGCGCGCGATGTCGTGTTGTCTGACGCGATGCTGGGTTATTTGCACTTTGTTTCGGGGATTCAGTCAAAGGGGCAGCGCTGGCTTTATAGCGACAAACCTTATGCACTCGCAACGCCTGCCATTTCGGTCATTAACCAGTGGCAACTGGCGCTGGACAATGGATCTCTGACTGGTTTTATCGATCATCTGGCACCGCATCACCCGCAGTATGCTGCTATGCACCAGTCACTATTGGCGCTGGTGGGGGATTCGCGCCCGTGGCCGCAAATCACCAGTACGGTAACGTTGCGTCCGGGGCAGTGGAGCAATGATATTCCGGCGCTGCGTGAGATCCTGCAGCGCACCGGTATGCTGGATGGCGGACCAAATATTGCCTTACCTGGTGATAACGTCGCTGTCAGCCCTTCAGCTCAGCACGTGAAAAAAGCGTCGCAGACGCGCGCGGCATATGACCGACAGCTGGTGGAAGCGGTCAAACGCTTCCAGTCATGGCAAGGGTTGCATGCGGATGGCGTGATTGGTCAGGGCACGCGTGACTGGCTGAACGTGAGCCCTTCACAGCGTGCCGGATTGCTGGCGCTGAATATCCAGCGCTTGCGTTTGCTGCCGGGTACACTTTCGACCGGCATTATGGTCAATATTCCTGAATATTCGCTGGTTTATTACCTCAACGGTAACCAGGTGCTGGCCTCACGGGTGATCGTGGGCCGCCCGGACCGCAAAACGCCGATGATGAGCAGCGCGCTGAACAACGTGGTGGTTAACCCGCCGTGGAACGTGCCGCCAACGCTGGCGCGTAAGGATATTCTACCGAAGGTATGGAACGATCCGACTTACCTTGAGCGCCACGGCTACACCGTATTGCGAGGATGGAATAGTAAGGAAGCGATTGACCCGTATATGGTTGACTGGGCGACCATAACGCCCGCGAACTTACCGTTCCGTTTCCAGCAGGCTCCCGGTGCACAGAATTCGCTGGGACGCTATAAGTTCAATATGCCGAGCTCGGATGCTATCTATCTGCATGACACGCCGAACCACAATCTGTTCCAGAAAGAGGCGCGGGCATTGAGCTCGGGCTGCGTACGCGTCAACAAAGCCTCTGAGCTCGCTAATATGCTGTTGCAGGATGCGGGATGGAACGACACGCGGATTTCGGATGCGCTAAAACAGGGAGATACGCGTTATGTCAATATTCGTCATGATATCCCGGTCAATCTCTATTACCTGACTGCCTTTGTCGGTGCTGACGGGCGGACGCAGTATCGCACAGATATTTACAATTATGATCTGACGGCGCGATCGGGTGCACAAATCTTATCGAAAGCTGAACAATTAATCAGATAA
- a CDS encoding MBL fold metallo-hydrolase, with protein MNYRIIPVTAFSQNCSLIWCEQTQLAAVVDPGGDAERIIQEVDASGMTLTQILLTHGHLDHVGAAAELAQHYGVPIIGPEKEDEFWLQGLPAQSRMFGLEECQPLTPDRWLSEGDSVTVGKITLQVLHCPGHTPGHIVFFDAQSRLLISGDVIFKGGVGRSDFPKGNHGQLIDSIKRKLLPLGDDVTFLPGHGPMSTLGNERLHNPFLQDELPVW; from the coding sequence ATGAACTATCGTATTATTCCGGTTACCGCGTTCTCCCAGAATTGTTCGCTTATCTGGTGTGAGCAGACCCAACTTGCCGCCGTGGTCGATCCCGGTGGTGACGCCGAACGGATTATTCAGGAAGTGGACGCTTCTGGCATGACCCTCACGCAGATCCTGCTTACACATGGTCACCTTGATCATGTTGGCGCGGCAGCCGAACTGGCACAGCATTATGGTGTGCCGATTATCGGCCCGGAAAAAGAAGACGAGTTCTGGCTGCAAGGCCTGCCGGCACAAAGCCGGATGTTTGGTCTGGAGGAGTGTCAGCCGCTGACGCCCGATCGTTGGTTAAGTGAAGGCGACAGCGTAACGGTGGGGAAAATAACGCTGCAGGTATTGCACTGTCCCGGTCATACGCCGGGGCACATTGTGTTTTTCGACGCACAATCCCGCTTGCTGATTTCCGGCGACGTGATTTTTAAAGGCGGCGTGGGGCGCAGCGATTTCCCGAAAGGCAACCATGGGCAATTGATTGATTCCATCAAGCGCAAATTGTTGCCACTGGGCGATGATGTTACTTTCCTTCCCGGACATGGCCCGATGTCTACGCTGGGCAATGAGCGGTTGCACAATCCGTTCCTGCAAGATGAATTACCGGTCTGGTAA